A genomic window from Sphingobacterium spiritivorum includes:
- a CDS encoding tRNA1(Val) (adenine(37)-N6)-methyltransferase, with product MKINTDGVLLAATTADIPAAHILDIGTGTGVIALMLAQRFENATLEAVEIDALAADRAKQNFLNSPFSERMYAQHVSFEDLHPVSKYDLIISNPPFYTDSLHNPDNRKKTARHADLPFFERLFDFAGRHLMEEGLLRLILPPELAGQLQDIAAAQELIAEHVIAVQSYKDSPVFRKMITWRKGDKKDLMKEELLIIYESKGVYSDRYKELLRPYFLAF from the coding sequence ATGAAGATCAATACAGATGGAGTATTGCTGGCTGCTACTACGGCAGATATTCCGGCTGCACATATACTGGATATAGGGACGGGCACTGGGGTGATTGCACTGATGCTTGCACAACGATTCGAAAATGCCACACTTGAGGCTGTTGAGATCGATGCGCTTGCTGCGGATCGGGCGAAGCAGAATTTTCTGAATTCCCCTTTTTCCGAACGGATGTACGCACAGCATGTTTCCTTTGAAGACCTGCATCCGGTCAGTAAATATGATCTGATTATCTCAAATCCTCCCTTTTATACAGATTCGCTGCATAACCCCGATAACAGAAAAAAAACAGCCAGACATGCTGATCTTCCTTTCTTTGAAAGACTCTTTGATTTTGCCGGGCGCCATCTGATGGAGGAGGGTTTGTTGCGTCTGATTCTTCCGCCGGAGCTTGCCGGTCAACTGCAGGATATTGCCGCTGCTCAGGAACTGATAGCAGAGCATGTGATAGCTGTGCAGTCGTATAAAGACAGTCCTGTATTCAGGAAGATGATAACATGGCGTAAGGGAGATAAGAAAGACCTGATGAAGGAGGAATTATTGATTATATATGAAAGCAAAGGAGTATATTCGGACAGATATAAAGAACTTTTACGACCGTATTTTTTAGCTTTTTAG
- the mutS gene encoding DNA mismatch repair protein MutS, translated as MAKAAKKETPLMQQYNAIKVKYPGALLLFRVGDFYETFGEDAIKAAGILGIVLTKRGSGSESETALAGFPHHSLETYLPKLVRAGQRVAICDQLEDPKTTKTIVKRGVTELVTPGVSYSDNIVQQKSNNYLASVFFEKNSTGVAFLDISTGEFLVAQGSNSYIDKLLQGFKPTEVILAKKQFKEFTEHFGSQFYTYTLDEWPYTGDYATETLLKHFEVNSMKGFGIERMPVGIIAAGVALHYLNETEHRNLQHISNISRIEEDRYMWLDRFTIRNLELIGSANENAVTLSDVLDHTASPMGARLLKRWIVMPLKDRVSIQERLNVVEHFHQNKSLRDELVQEIRQVGDLERLISKIGLLKANPREIMQLKRSLYAIEKLKTLTGNADTESLKIISEQLNTCSLIRDRIEREMQAEPPVALNKGNVMADGIDSELDRLRKIAFGGKDYLLEIQKREAELTGIPSLKIAFNNVFGYYLEVTNTHKDKVPEGWIRKQTLVNAERYITEELKEYEEQILGAEEKIQVIENRLYAELLSAIAEYIKPVQLNAQLVAKLDVLLNFAVIAEKNFYVKPEISESKVLDIKGGRHPVIEKNLPIGQDYITNDTFLDNDAQQIIIITGPNMAGKSALLRQTGLIVLMAQIGSFVPAKTAHIGLVDKIFTRVGASDNLSSGESTFMVEMNETASIMNNLSDRSLILLDEIGRGTSTYDGISIAWAIAEFLHNHPTARAKTLFATHYHELNELSTSMPRVKNFNVTVKEVNNKVIFLRKLVPGGSEHSFGIHVAKLAGMPPKLLGRANEILKRLEQERTGGEQIKDSMRKIQKQAYQLQMFAIDDPILEKIRDMLNNLDVNTLTPVEALMKLDEIQRLLKN; from the coding sequence TTGGCAAAGGCAGCAAAAAAAGAAACTCCATTGATGCAACAGTATAATGCTATAAAGGTGAAATATCCGGGAGCATTATTGTTATTCAGAGTGGGAGACTTTTATGAAACGTTTGGGGAAGATGCAATCAAAGCCGCAGGCATATTAGGGATTGTATTGACAAAGAGGGGGAGTGGAAGTGAGTCCGAGACAGCATTAGCGGGATTTCCGCATCATTCTTTGGAAACGTATCTGCCAAAATTGGTAAGAGCTGGTCAGCGGGTGGCGATCTGTGATCAGTTGGAAGACCCGAAGACGACCAAGACTATTGTCAAGCGCGGAGTGACAGAGCTGGTAACTCCGGGAGTATCTTACAGCGATAATATCGTTCAGCAAAAATCCAATAATTACCTGGCATCTGTATTCTTTGAAAAGAATTCCACAGGAGTTGCTTTTCTGGATATTTCTACCGGAGAATTTTTGGTTGCGCAAGGCAGCAACAGCTATATTGATAAACTTTTGCAGGGATTCAAACCTACAGAGGTCATACTGGCAAAAAAACAGTTTAAAGAATTTACAGAACATTTCGGAAGCCAGTTTTACACCTATACACTGGATGAGTGGCCGTATACCGGAGATTATGCAACAGAGACCTTGCTCAAGCACTTTGAGGTCAACTCGATGAAAGGCTTCGGAATAGAACGCATGCCTGTAGGTATTATAGCGGCCGGTGTTGCACTTCATTATCTGAATGAAACGGAACATCGTAATCTGCAGCATATATCCAATATATCGCGTATCGAAGAGGATCGCTATATGTGGCTGGACAGGTTCACGATCCGTAATCTGGAATTGATAGGATCTGCGAATGAAAATGCAGTCACCCTTTCGGATGTACTGGATCATACGGCTTCACCGATGGGTGCACGTTTGCTCAAACGATGGATCGTCATGCCGCTAAAAGATCGGGTTTCTATACAGGAACGGTTAAATGTAGTGGAGCATTTTCATCAAAACAAATCTTTACGGGATGAGCTGGTGCAGGAAATCAGGCAGGTAGGCGATCTCGAGCGTCTGATCAGTAAGATCGGACTTCTCAAAGCCAATCCCAGAGAGATTATGCAATTGAAACGATCGTTGTATGCGATCGAAAAGTTGAAAACCCTAACAGGGAATGCAGACACAGAGTCATTAAAAATTATCTCGGAACAGCTTAACACCTGTTCATTGATTCGTGATAGAATAGAAAGAGAAATGCAGGCCGAGCCCCCTGTTGCACTTAATAAAGGAAATGTCATGGCAGATGGCATTGACAGTGAACTGGATCGTCTGCGTAAAATTGCCTTTGGCGGTAAAGATTATCTGCTGGAAATTCAGAAACGTGAAGCTGAACTGACAGGAATTCCATCTTTAAAGATAGCGTTCAATAATGTTTTCGGGTATTACCTTGAGGTGACCAATACCCATAAGGATAAAGTACCTGAAGGCTGGATCCGTAAACAGACATTAGTAAATGCAGAACGCTATATCACGGAAGAACTGAAGGAGTACGAAGAGCAGATCCTCGGTGCTGAAGAAAAAATTCAGGTTATAGAAAACAGACTGTATGCTGAACTTTTATCTGCTATTGCCGAATACATTAAACCGGTACAGCTTAATGCTCAACTCGTGGCCAAACTGGATGTCCTGTTGAACTTTGCTGTAATAGCGGAAAAGAATTTTTATGTCAAACCGGAGATCAGCGAGAGCAAAGTTCTGGACATAAAAGGCGGACGACATCCCGTGATCGAAAAGAACCTGCCAATCGGACAGGACTATATCACCAACGATACTTTCCTGGATAATGATGCACAGCAGATCATTATTATTACAGGACCCAACATGGCCGGTAAATCCGCTTTGCTAAGGCAGACCGGACTGATTGTGTTAATGGCACAGATCGGAAGTTTTGTTCCTGCCAAAACAGCGCATATCGGTTTAGTAGATAAGATATTTACCCGTGTAGGGGCATCGGATAATCTTTCTTCAGGTGAATCTACCTTTATGGTTGAAATGAACGAAACAGCCAGTATCATGAATAACCTGTCGGACAGAAGTCTTATTCTGCTGGATGAGATCGGACGTGGTACGAGTACATATGATGGTATTTCTATTGCATGGGCGATTGCTGAATTTTTACATAATCACCCGACAGCAAGAGCAAAGACCTTATTTGCGACGCATTATCACGAACTCAATGAATTGAGTACTTCCATGCCCAGAGTCAAAAACTTCAATGTCACGGTTAAGGAAGTCAATAATAAAGTTATCTTTTTACGTAAACTGGTGCCCGGAGGTTCAGAACACAGCTTTGGTATTCATGTGGCCAAACTGGCCGGAATGCCTCCGAAATTGCTGGGAAGAGCAAATGAGATCCTGAAGCGTCTGGAACAGGAACGTACAGGAGGAGAGCAGATAAAGGACAGTATGCGTAAAATACAAAAACAGGCCTATCAACTACAAATGTTTGCTATAGATGATCCTATTCTGGAAAAAATCCGGGACATGCTGAATAATCTGGATGTCAACACCCTGACTCCGGTAGAAGCCCTGATGAAACTGGATGAAATACAACGTCTTCTGAAAAACTAA
- the mtgA gene encoding monofunctional biosynthetic peptidoglycan transglycosylase, with amino-acid sequence MAIKRGNKVKRKSSSKDIKNQILKWTGRIVGGFFAITIFWVICLRFIDPPVTYLMIKRGFERKGMGKEWKLEKDWLDYDDMSNNLKRAAIAGEDAHFMEHNGFDVQAIQKAMEKNQNGKKLRGGSTISQQVAKNVFLWPERSWVRKGFETYFTFLIELFWSKKRILEVYLNVIEMGQGVYGAEAAAQYYFSKSAKSLTKKEAALIIAILPSPQKWDARNPSTYVNGRANRIVRYMSHYSIPE; translated from the coding sequence ATGGCGATCAAAAGAGGCAACAAAGTAAAACGAAAATCAAGCTCCAAAGACATTAAGAATCAAATCCTTAAGTGGACAGGACGTATAGTAGGAGGATTTTTTGCAATCACTATTTTCTGGGTGATCTGCCTGCGTTTTATAGATCCTCCGGTTACTTACCTGATGATCAAACGTGGTTTTGAGCGAAAGGGAATGGGCAAAGAGTGGAAGTTGGAGAAGGATTGGCTGGACTATGATGATATGTCCAATAATCTGAAACGTGCCGCCATTGCCGGTGAAGATGCTCACTTTATGGAGCACAATGGATTTGATGTACAAGCTATCCAGAAAGCAATGGAGAAAAATCAAAACGGTAAGAAACTCCGTGGAGGAAGTACAATCAGCCAGCAGGTGGCCAAAAATGTATTTCTATGGCCGGAACGTTCCTGGGTTAGAAAAGGTTTTGAAACCTATTTTACCTTTCTTATTGAATTGTTCTGGAGTAAAAAACGAATCCTCGAAGTATATCTCAATGTAATTGAAATGGGGCAAGGTGTATATGGAGCTGAGGCCGCAGCCCAGTATTACTTCAGCAAATCAGCCAAAAGTTTAACAAAAAAAGAAGCTGCTCTCATTATTGCTATTCTGCCTAGTCCTCAGAAATGGGATGCACGCAATCCTTCTACATATGTCAACGGTCGGGCAAACCGGATCGTAAGATACATGAGTCATTACAGTATTCCGGAATAA
- a CDS encoding MBL fold metallo-hydrolase: MFFERIYDESLAQASYMIGCQAKGVALVIDPKRDVDTYLEIAQRNNLKITKITETHIHADFLSGSRELAALTGAALYLSDEGGEDWQYEFPHEGLKEGDKLVVGNLTLTVIHTPGHTPESISFVLTDHPASDQPIMVFTGDFVFVGDVGRPDLLEKAAGIAGTKEAGAKEMFRSIQKFLALPDFVQLWPGHGAGSSCGKALGSVPSSTVGYERIRNWALLQQKEDTFVTELLDGQPEPPAYFAMMKKLNKVDRPLLLHVPEVPLLNKEQFLKYKQDGVTIVDTRPKELFVKGHIPQSLNIPHKKSFATWAGWILTYDRPFILIAAAHEKEELTRKLMRIGLDNVIGYITNIDDLGMQVESTKVVDIAAVKSGINNPDIQLIDVRNMNEYQGGHIKRAISLMWGNLEKNLSAIDPQNTKIIYCQGGDRASIAASLLKKNGIEHVEVYLGSMNEWLSQGQELEF, translated from the coding sequence ATGTTTTTTGAACGTATATATGATGAGAGTTTAGCTCAGGCTAGTTATATGATCGGTTGTCAGGCAAAAGGAGTTGCACTGGTCATCGATCCCAAAAGAGATGTAGATACATATCTGGAAATTGCGCAACGTAACAATCTGAAAATTACTAAGATTACCGAGACCCATATTCACGCAGACTTTCTGAGCGGATCGCGGGAGCTTGCAGCACTTACGGGAGCGGCCCTTTACCTTTCGGATGAAGGAGGCGAGGACTGGCAGTATGAATTTCCACATGAGGGATTGAAAGAAGGGGATAAGCTGGTCGTAGGTAATCTGACATTGACTGTGATCCATACTCCGGGACACACGCCCGAGAGTATAAGTTTTGTCCTGACTGATCATCCTGCTTCTGATCAGCCGATCATGGTATTCACCGGCGATTTTGTATTCGTGGGTGATGTCGGACGGCCGGATTTACTGGAAAAGGCCGCCGGGATAGCCGGGACAAAGGAAGCCGGTGCAAAAGAAATGTTCAGGTCAATTCAAAAATTTCTTGCCCTACCGGATTTTGTACAGCTATGGCCGGGACATGGCGCAGGATCATCCTGTGGAAAAGCGCTGGGATCTGTTCCGAGTAGTACAGTAGGATATGAGCGTATACGCAACTGGGCCTTATTGCAACAGAAAGAAGATACATTTGTCACTGAATTACTGGACGGACAGCCCGAACCACCTGCTTACTTTGCCATGATGAAAAAGCTGAATAAGGTAGACCGGCCATTGCTGCTGCATGTTCCAGAGGTTCCTTTGCTGAACAAAGAGCAATTTTTAAAGTATAAACAGGATGGTGTCACCATTGTGGATACACGTCCGAAGGAGTTGTTTGTAAAAGGACATATTCCCCAATCCTTAAACATTCCGCATAAAAAATCTTTTGCTACCTGGGCAGGCTGGATCCTGACGTACGACAGACCATTTATTTTGATTGCGGCCGCACATGAAAAAGAAGAGTTAACGCGCAAACTTATGCGTATAGGACTGGATAACGTTATTGGCTACATAACCAACATCGATGATTTGGGTATGCAGGTAGAGAGCACAAAGGTAGTGGATATAGCAGCTGTGAAGTCTGGGATTAATAATCCTGACATTCAGCTTATCGATGTTCGTAATATGAACGAATACCAGGGAGGACATATTAAAAGAGCAATTTCGCTGATGTGGGGCAATCTGGAAAAAAATCTTTCGGCTATTGATCCTCAAAATACCAAAATTATTTATTGTCAGGGCGGAGACAGAGCTTCGATAGCTGCTTCTTTATTGAAGAAAAACGGGATTGAGCACGTAGAAGTCTATCTGGGAAGCATGAATGAATGGCTTTCGCAAGGACAGGAGCTCGAATTTTAA
- a CDS encoding sulfite exporter TauE/SafE family protein yields the protein MELLAYLLAVLIGISLGLIGSGGSILTVPILVYILDIDPILATAYSLFIVGMTSLAGGISQTISKQVDYKMVLLFGIPSIIMVLFTRGYIMPHIPQEMGRVGDFVLTKGMFVMVLFAVIMLFASVSMIRSKEKTPEAEKQPYDNKSIILKGIFLGVITGMVGAGGGFLIIPTLVLFAGMPMKKAIGTSLMIIAFNSLIGFVGFVEIDGHEVDWRLLFLFSIAAILGILIGTLLSRKISGSNLKTSFGWFVLIMGIMILVREILDI from the coding sequence ATGGAGTTGCTTGCTTACTTACTGGCTGTATTGATCGGTATATCTTTGGGCTTGATCGGGAGTGGAGGTTCTATCCTTACAGTCCCCATTCTGGTGTACATTCTGGATATCGATCCTATTCTGGCCACTGCATATTCGTTGTTTATAGTGGGGATGACATCGCTTGCCGGAGGTATTTCACAGACCATCAGCAAACAGGTGGATTATAAGATGGTGTTGCTGTTTGGAATTCCTTCCATCATTATGGTTTTGTTTACAAGAGGGTATATAATGCCACACATTCCTCAGGAAATGGGTAGAGTCGGGGATTTCGTGCTGACAAAAGGCATGTTTGTAATGGTGCTTTTTGCAGTTATTATGCTTTTCGCATCTGTTTCAATGATCCGTTCAAAGGAAAAAACGCCTGAAGCCGAAAAGCAGCCTTACGATAACAAAAGCATTATACTGAAAGGAATTTTCCTAGGGGTAATTACCGGGATGGTTGGAGCCGGCGGAGGATTTCTGATTATACCTACACTTGTCCTTTTTGCTGGTATGCCGATGAAAAAGGCAATAGGAACCTCCCTTATGATTATTGCATTCAATTCCCTGATCGGCTTTGTTGGTTTTGTAGAGATCGACGGCCATGAGGTCGATTGGCGATTATTGTTTTTGTTTTCCATAGCCGCTATTTTAGGAATCCTGATCGGAACATTATTATCCAGAAAAATATCCGGTTCGAACCTGAAGACCTCCTTCGGTTGGTTTGTGCTGATCATGGGAATTATGATTCTGGTTAGAGAGATATTAGATATTTAG
- a CDS encoding Crp/Fnr family transcriptional regulator — MYTAALQVAYGTVFEPRLITEIEEVARFLSFKKADILIDAGQYIKVMPLLVEGAIRIMREDPWEGELLLYFLEKGDTCAMTLACCLGDKKSEIKAVAETDALVAMIPVSKMEEWLAKYSSWRNFVFTSYNRRMEEMLGAIDQLAFHKMDVRILHYLEEITKINNTRSINKSHQEIADALNTSRVVVSRILKVYENEGKVRLNRSTIDLL; from the coding sequence ATGTATACCGCAGCATTACAAGTCGCTTACGGAACTGTTTTTGAGCCTCGTCTGATAACGGAAATTGAGGAAGTAGCCCGTTTTCTTTCCTTTAAGAAAGCTGACATACTTATCGATGCAGGACAATATATCAAAGTAATGCCGCTTCTGGTCGAAGGTGCTATACGCATTATGCGTGAAGATCCGTGGGAAGGAGAATTGTTACTCTATTTTCTTGAAAAGGGAGATACGTGTGCCATGACATTAGCCTGTTGTCTGGGCGATAAGAAAAGTGAAATCAAAGCTGTAGCTGAGACAGATGCATTAGTGGCTATGATACCCGTCAGCAAGATGGAGGAATGGCTGGCGAAATATAGCAGCTGGCGCAATTTTGTGTTTACCAGTTACAACAGGCGCATGGAAGAAATGTTAGGAGCAATAGATCAGCTCGCTTTTCATAAGATGGATGTGCGGATTCTGCATTATCTGGAAGAAATTACGAAGATAAACAACACTCGTTCCATTAATAAATCGCATCAGGAGATAGCAGATGCACTGAATACCTCACGTGTTGTCGTCTCCCGCATCCTGAAAGTGTATGAGAATGAAGGTAAAGTCCGGCTCAACCGAAGTACAATAGACTTACTGTAG
- a CDS encoding DUF6691 family protein — protein sequence MRKLVFILIGLILGLTMYKAEAASWFRIYEMFNFQSFHMYGFIGSALIIGIGAIQWIKRRKIKDMDGHQIHITPKEKSFSRYLFGGIIFGLGWALAGACPLPMFVLVGAGVFPILIVILGAIAGTWLYGLIRHKLPH from the coding sequence ATGAGAAAATTAGTATTCATCCTTATCGGATTGATTTTAGGATTGACCATGTATAAAGCTGAAGCGGCTTCATGGTTCAGAATATATGAAATGTTTAATTTTCAGTCTTTTCATATGTATGGCTTTATAGGTTCTGCACTGATTATCGGAATAGGAGCCATTCAATGGATTAAACGTCGTAAAATCAAAGACATGGACGGGCATCAGATACATATTACCCCAAAAGAAAAGTCCTTCAGCCGTTACCTTTTCGGAGGGATTATTTTCGGACTGGGCTGGGCATTGGCCGGAGCTTGTCCATTGCCAATGTTTGTATTGGTCGGAGCAGGAGTTTTCCCCATTTTGATTGTTATCCTTGGAGCTATTGCAGGAACATGGTTGTATGGCCTGATCCGTCATAAGCTTCCTCATTAA
- a CDS encoding YeeE/YedE family protein, producing the protein MEWIFEPWPWYIGGPLVAFCMIALLLAGKNFGVSSNFRTICAACGAGKTSDFFKFDWKAQRWNLLILIGAVLGGYVGAHILSDEAQIPAIHPDTITKLHQLGFQSAGKGYAPTELYDTFDLKALGLLLAGGLLVGFGSRYAGGCTSGHAISGLSDLQLPSLIAVVGFFIGGLLMVHVIFPVLF; encoded by the coding sequence ATGGAATGGATATTTGAACCCTGGCCATGGTATATAGGAGGTCCCTTAGTCGCTTTTTGTATGATTGCACTTCTGCTTGCAGGTAAGAATTTTGGTGTTTCCTCTAATTTCAGAACCATATGTGCGGCATGTGGAGCTGGTAAGACGTCTGATTTTTTCAAGTTTGACTGGAAAGCACAGCGCTGGAACTTACTGATATTAATCGGGGCTGTGTTAGGAGGTTATGTCGGCGCGCATATTTTATCAGACGAGGCACAGATTCCGGCTATTCACCCCGATACCATTACTAAGCTTCATCAACTCGGGTTTCAGAGTGCCGGTAAGGGATATGCCCCGACAGAGCTGTATGATACTTTTGACTTGAAAGCATTGGGATTATTGCTCGCAGGTGGTCTTTTAGTCGGTTTTGGTTCGCGCTATGCAGGAGGCTGTACTTCGGGACATGCGATCTCTGGCTTGAGCGATTTACAATTACCTTCGCTGATTGCTGTAGTTGGATTCTTTATCGGCGGCTTGCTGATGGTTCATGTTATTTTTCCGGTATTATTTTAA
- a CDS encoding RNA-binding S4 domain-containing protein — translation MAGEKDKLRIDKYLWSIRIFKTRSLAMEACKAGRVKLNGQNIKPSYVVKIGETYAVQKGVERRVIKVVGLLERRVDARTAVQFYEDHTPEEETYAYKSVFHAPVLQRDRGAGRPTKRDRREIEDLQNDWWESLDD, via the coding sequence ATGGCTGGAGAAAAGGATAAACTCAGAATCGATAAATACTTGTGGTCAATCCGCATTTTTAAGACAAGGAGTCTGGCAATGGAAGCCTGTAAAGCAGGACGTGTAAAGTTGAACGGACAAAATATCAAACCTTCTTATGTGGTCAAAATCGGGGAAACCTATGCTGTACAAAAGGGGGTAGAAAGACGGGTGATCAAAGTAGTGGGCTTGCTGGAAAGACGGGTTGATGCCAGGACTGCGGTACAGTTCTACGAAGATCATACACCGGAGGAAGAAACATATGCTTACAAATCTGTGTTTCATGCACCTGTATTGCAACGGGACAGGGGTGCAGGAAGACCTACTAAACGGGATCGGAGAGAAATCGAAGATTTGCAAAACGACTGGTGGGAATCGCTGGATGATTAA